In Weissella tructae, the DNA window CAAATCCAAGTCCTTGACCTGGTGCGCTATCCATTTTTCTATATGATTGGTTTTCAAATCTAATTAGGCACGTCCCAACAACTTCTTCATTAGCTTGTATAGACGATACTTCATGCGATTAATTGGATATTCAAATTCTCCAACAAGTTGGTCAGCTGTTCCATTAAATTCAGTCTTAAAACGGAAGACCCCATCTGACCCATCAAATTCACCACTGATACCATAGAAATTATGTGTCGGAATGTTCTTTGCAATGGCTTGACGCATCATTGTATCTTGAATCAAATAAGGTGCATAGTAGTCACGGTATTCATCATACATTCCTGAGAACATGTATGCCATTTCTTGTGGTTGTTCAACAAACAATGCACCCGCAACAATAATAGGTTCAGTAGGTACATCCCCATTAAACAATTCATCTACACGCTTCATACGCTTGATGTGCATGTTCTTTTGATCAGTAAATTCGTTGAATTGTCCGCGATTCTTCTTTGTTTCCTTAACCGCTAGACGTTCAGCCAATGTATTGATTTTAATGTCTAATTGGTCAATCGTTGCTTGTTCTTGAGCCAAGTAGTTCGGAAAGTCAATTTCAGCTACTGTAAAGTGAGCATCATCCCCATAAGTGTTATACAACACTTCGTAGAATGATAATTCTTTATCATCAAAACCACGACGTTCAGCGGTATCCGCTGTTAGCTTCTTAAACTTGTCTAATTCTTCAAACGGCAATTCACGGAATGTGACCCCAAATTGCGCATTTTTCTTCAAATAGTACTTAACGTCTGGTTGGTAACTTCCGACCAATGTCTCCAAGTCTAACCCACGTAGGTCCTTAGAATATTGCCATGGCATGCTACCATCAGTACTCATACCCTTTTTAAATGGCATGTGCTTAGCACCATGCTTTTCTAACACAGCAATCAAATCATCAGCCGGTTCTGTAATGGCATTACCATGGTTATCAAAACGTTGATAAACCACATTTGGAGAGAACTTGATGTACAAACCATTGAATTGCTTTGCAAATGATGCAAGTCCCTTCAAATACATGTCCAAAACAGCTGTATCTTTATAGTTTAGCAATGGACCGTGATTCACAGATGCCACAGTTCCACCATTAATCCCATCAAAAGTTACAATAGATCCTGCAACAATCGTATCATCGATATCTTTGACACCTAGGATATGCACGTTTTTGTTACGTCCCTTTAATAACTCGTATTGTTCTACTGATTGCGTCATTGACCCTAATGGGGATTGCTTTTCAAATGCTGCATATTCTTCTTTTGTTAGTTCAATAAATTTCATGCTATCTCCCATCATTAACCCTGTCGATCATTTTTAATTCGTAAATTCATTGGATTTACGCTTTGATTTTAAGTTGTTATATCTTGTTCACCATGGTGCCATGCATCATAGCTATACCCGCTATTATAGCATATCTACACCTTTCAAAACATTTTTCCAACTGCGAGTCCTATAATATCCTGATAACAAAAAAACAGCCTTAAGTTAGTCACCTAACTTAAAACTGTTTTAGATTGAATAGCTTAGGCCATTACAATGTTGTCGCGGTTCTTCAACTTAGATGAAGATGCAGCGTCAACGATAACTGTAACATCCTTGTGTGCTTGCAAAGCACTTGCTGGCATGTCTTCAGTCATTGGTCCTTCGATCATTGCGGCAACAGCATCAGCCTTAGCTTCACCGTAAGCAACCAACAAGATCTTCTTACCCTTCATGATGCTTCCGATACCCATTGAGTAAGCATCGCGTGGTACATCATTGATGTCGTCGAAGAAACGTGCGTTAGCTTCGATTGTTGATTCAGTCAAACCAACTTCGTGTGTCAATTCGTCAAATGGTGTTCCAGGTTCGTTGAAACCGATGTGTCCGTTTGCTCCCAATCCCAACAATTGTAGGTCGATTGGTTGGTTATCGATAATATCTTCGTAACGCTTAACTTCTACAGCAGCATCTTCGGCCAAACCATTTGGTACGTAGCTTTCGCGGAAAGGCTTCTTGTTAAACAAGTGTTGGTTCATGAAGAAACGGTAGCTTTGGTCGTTATCTCCTGACAATCCAACATATTCATCCAAGTTAATTGAAACCTTGTCTGAAAAGTCCAAATCTGATGCAGTGATTGCATCGTAAATGCTAATAGGTGTTGACCCAGTTGCTAGTCCGAAAACTTGTGCGTTGTTTTCCAAAGCATCCTTGAAAATGCCGAACCCAACTTGTCCACCTTGTGCTTGGTCTTTAACTTCAATAATTTGCATAATATTCGCCTCCGCGTTTTTTGGTATATACCAATTATAAACGATTGGACTAGCCCATTTCAAGACCTAAATATAAATTATTCTATCGGTAGATGAATGCATATTAAAAAGCAAGCAATCGTCACAACGATTACTTGCTTTTTTCATTCATGAATCGCGCTATATCAGGATTATTCCCCGATCATTGCCTTTTCAATCTTTTCTAATGTTTGTGAGTGACTTGCAATGTCAGCCAACAAGTTTGCTTCAAATGTATCAACATTTTCCGCAACCATGTCCTTTGATCCGAAACGACGGATTGTCACTGAGTCATTCTTCACTTCTTCATCACCGATAACCAATGTGTATGGAATCTTTGATGTTTGTGCATCACGAATCAAGTAACCCATCTTTTCGTTACGATCGTCATACGCGGCACGAATACCTTGCAAGACCAAACGTTCCTTCAAAGCTTCAGCGTATGCACCGTGAGCTTCACGGTTAACTGGAATAATACGTACTTGTTGTGGTGCCAACCATGTTGGGAAGGCTCCCTTGTACATTTCAGTTAGGTACGCAGTGAAACGTTCCATTGTTGAGATGATTCCACGGTGAATCATAACAGGACGGTGCTTTTCACCATCAGCTCCGACATAGTTAACATCGAAACGTTCTGGTAACAAGAAGTCTAGTTGGATAGTTGAAAGTGTTTCTTCTCCACCCAAAGCTGTCTTAATTTGCACGTCCAACTTAGGACCGTAGAACGCAGCTTCTCCTTCGGCTTCGAAGTAATCCAATTCCATGTCATCCATGGCTGTCTTAAGCATACGTTGTGCCTTTGACCACATTTCATCGTCATCGTAGTACTTTTCAGTATTTTCAGGGTCACGGTATGACAAACGGAAACGGTAGTCAGTGATATCGAAGTCCTTGTAGACATCAACCATCAAAGTCAAAATCTTCTTGAATTCGTCTTCAATTTGGTCAGGCATCACAAATGTGTGTCCGTCATTCAATGTCATTTCACGTACACGTGACAATCCAGTCAAAGCACCTGACTTTTCGTAACGGTGCATCATTCCAAGTTCTGCAACACGGAATGGCAATTCACGATATGAACGTGGCTTGTGCTTGTAGACTTGGATGTGTGAAGGACAGTTCATTGGACGCAATTCCAAGAATTCTCCATCTCCCATGTCCATTGGTGGGAACATGTCATCACGGTAGTGATCCCAGTGTCCTGATTGCTTGTACAAGTTCAAGTTTGAAACAACTGGTGTGTAAACGTGTTGGTATCCGTCAGCCAATTCACGATCAACGATGTAACGTTCTAGTGTACGACGAATAGCAGCCCCATTTGGCATCCAAACAGGCATTCCTGCCCCAACTTCTTGTGATGTAAAGAATAGGTCTTGATCGGCACCAATCTTACGGTGGTCACGTTCCTTAGCTTCTTCACGACGCTTCATTTCTTCATCCAAATCAGCTTGTGTCCAGAATGCAGTTCCGTAAATACGTTGCAACATTGGGTTTGAAGATTGTCCACGCCAGTAAGCACCCGCAACAGATGTCAACTTGAAGACCTTGATCCAGCTCGTTGATGGTACCAAACCACCACGGTCCAATTCAACGTGTTCTCCTTGAACAGCAATAGAGATTGCTTCGTCTTCAGGCAAGTCTTGAATCAATTCAATCTTGTATGGATCATCCTTAAACATTTCCAATGCTTCATCACGAGTAATCACGCGTGAAACGATTGGCAAGTTTTCTGCAACAATCTTCTTCATCATCTTTTCGATTTCAGGGAATTGTTCCGCAGCGATTTGTCCATCAGCCTTATCTGTGTCGTAGTAGAAACCATTGTCGATAAATGGTCCCACTCCGAAATGTACGTCTGGGTAAAGACGGTTAATTGCTTGGGCCAACAAGTGAGAGGCTGAGTGACGCAAAATATCTAGTGCTTCTGCATCTGACTTTGTAATCAATGAGAATTCACCATCCTCAGTAATCGCATCGTTCATTCCAACGTAACGTCCGTTCAACTTCGCTGAAACTGACTTCTTAGCCAATGACTTAGAAATACCTTCGGCGATTGTTAGAGGTGTTACGCCTGATTCAAATTCTTTGACCGCTCCATCAGGGAACGTCATTTTAACCATTTCTGCCATGATAATCTCCTTAAAATATTAATCAATTTTTGAATTAGAAAATAAAAAGCGCCCCGTCACAAAATGTGACGGGACGCTTACTCACGTGGTACCACCCGAATTCATCCACTAATCGTGGACCTTAAGTGCCCTTAACGCGAGCGTACGAAACTGGTTTGCCAGTTCACTTAGAAGGAGTATCTTAATTAGCATATGGCTCATTCACAACAACTAGAGCTTTCTGGACATAGCGGCTTAATTAAAACATGTCTTCATCAACGTTTTCTAATGTCATTATTATAACAAATGAAATCGTAAAAAGAAAGCGCAATGCCATTACGCTTTTGTCGCGATTAATGCCTGCACCATTTCTGCCAGATGCACAGCATCTGTTGCATCTGGATTCAAATTGACTTTGACGTTCTCAGCACCACGTTGTGCCTGTGTTTGCGCTAATTGTTTGTCAAATTCGTCAACCGCAGTACAAAAATCATCGCCATAGAAATCATCCCCTGACCCTGCAACGGCATATGTTAATCCGCTAAAGTCCAAACCGACTAGGTCTTCATAAAAATCTAAGGCTTCTTCAGGTAAAGTCCCCAAATCAAATGTATACGGTACAACAACTAAAAAGTCAGTTTCTGCTGGATTAATGCTTAACGCATCGACCAATGAAATATCCTCTTTAATTGTTTCGATATTTGCAGCGCGTAATTGCGCCACAATAATATCAGCCACAGCTTCATTATTCCCCGTAATTGTGGCAAACATAACTCGTGCCTTCATAGACAGCGCTCCTCTCTAACCCCGTTTAGAATGGGTGCTCATCATATTCCGTCCAGCTGGTGTGGCTGTCTTGAATGCGCTTAAACATTTTCTCCATATCTGTCATAGACAATGTCACAACAGTTGGTCGTCCGTGCGGACAATTATATGGATTTTGCGTTTCGGCTAATTGTACTAATAATCCACGTGCTTCAAAATCATTTAATGACCAGTTCGCTTTGATTGATCGCTTACATGCCATCATAATTGCTGTTTTCTCACGGAACTTTTCTAAGGTCAAATGTTCATCACGTAAATACCAATCTAGCATTTCACGAATCGTCGCCTCTTCATGCCCCTTGGGGAACCAACCTGGATGTTCACGTAAGACAAAGGTATTAACCCCAAATTCTTCTAACGTTAACCCAAGTGAATCTAATTCAGCCAAATGTCCTTGTAACTTTAAGGCATCCACCGCTGAAAACGATAAGACGATTGGTACCAATAATTGTTGCTTTTCCAAGCCGATTTTACCGATTTCAGTTCGGAATTGTTCATACTTAATACGTTCTTGGGCCGCATGCTGGTCAATCATATATAGACCGGCTTCACCTTGTGCAAACAAGAAAGTCCCATGCATTTGTCCAATGTAACTTAATTCTGGGAATGCGTCTTTGTCTTCTGCCTTATCAACCGCCCACAATTCTTCTTGAGCCGCAATACCAACTACCTGAGAATCATGACCAGCAAACGGACTAGCTTCATGCGTTGCGTAGGTATCCGCAAATGAGGCAACTTTATCTAAATCTTGTTCATCAGTAATCGTTACCGCAACAACATCTTCATCCGGTGTCACACTTTCAGCTACCACTTCTGGCATCACATCCGCAGTCGTTTCCACTACTTCTTCAACTGTAACACTAGGCATATCGTCTGCTGTTGTCGCGCTAACCTTAGGCGTTGCTTCTCGTAAGGTTAAATCAGCACCTAGGACAGTTTGATTCATTAAATTATCCAGACCATCTGGAATCAAATTTTCACGACTCAAACGTTCTGCAATTGCTTCTCTTACCAAATTTACAAGTTCTGTTTCTTTTGAAAGACGCACTTCATGTTTCTGTGGATGCACATTCACATCGACCAATAGCGGATCCATTTGAATATCAATAACCGCAATTGGGAATCGACCTACCATCAATTTAGAACCATATCCTTTAATGATGGCATTGGTTAATTGGTAATTCTTCACATAACGACCGTTAATCAAGACCGCCATATATGAACGATTTGCACGTGTTAATTCTGGTAATGATGTATAACCCGTAATTTTGAAATCTAAGTCTTCTGCCTCAAAATCAACCATCTTACGCGCTTGTTGTGTGCCGTAAATAGACGCAATCACTTGCTGTAAATTGCCATTCCCAACCGTACGCATAATCTCTTTATCACCATGTCGTAAACGTAATGAGACTTCTGGATGACTTAAGGCAATGTGATGTAAGACATCGGTAATTTGCGCCAATTCTGTTGACGGACTCTTCAAATACTTTAGGCGGGCGGGCGTGTTAAAGAACAAATTCTTGACTGTAATATCTGTTCCTTGACGTCCACTAGCACTCGTATGTTCTTCTAAAATCCCACCTTTATAACGTACTTGTGAACCGTGCTCACTATCAGCTTGCGCAGTTACTAAAGTCACTTCACTAACAGAGGCAATTGACGGCAATG includes these proteins:
- a CDS encoding peptidoglycan bridge formation glycyltransferase FemA/FemB family protein, with amino-acid sequence MKFIELTKEEYAAFEKQSPLGSMTQSVEQYELLKGRNKNVHILGVKDIDDTIVAGSIVTFDGINGGTVASVNHGPLLNYKDTAVLDMYLKGLASFAKQFNGLYIKFSPNVVYQRFDNHGNAITEPADDLIAVLEKHGAKHMPFKKGMSTDGSMPWQYSKDLRGLDLETLVGSYQPDVKYYLKKNAQFGVTFRELPFEELDKFKKLTADTAERRGFDDKELSFYEVLYNTYGDDAHFTVAEIDFPNYLAQEQATIDQLDIKINTLAERLAVKETKKNRGQFNEFTDQKNMHIKRMKRVDELFNGDVPTEPIIVAGALFVEQPQEMAYMFSGMYDEYRDYYAPYLIQDTMMRQAIAKNIPTHNFYGISGEFDGSDGVFRFKTEFNGTADQLVGEFEYPINRMKYRLYKLMKKLLGRA
- a CDS encoding glucosamine-6-phosphate deaminase codes for the protein MQIIEVKDQAQGGQVGFGIFKDALENNAQVFGLATGSTPISIYDAITASDLDFSDKVSINLDEYVGLSGDNDQSYRFFMNQHLFNKKPFRESYVPNGLAEDAAVEVKRYEDIIDNQPIDLQLLGLGANGHIGFNEPGTPFDELTHEVGLTESTIEANARFFDDINDVPRDAYSMGIGSIMKGKKILLVAYGEAKADAVAAMIEGPMTEDMPASALQAHKDVTVIVDAASSSKLKNRDNIVMA
- the thrS gene encoding threonine--tRNA ligase, with the translated sequence MAEMVKMTFPDGAVKEFESGVTPLTIAEGISKSLAKKSVSAKLNGRYVGMNDAITEDGEFSLITKSDAEALDILRHSASHLLAQAINRLYPDVHFGVGPFIDNGFYYDTDKADGQIAAEQFPEIEKMMKKIVAENLPIVSRVITRDEALEMFKDDPYKIELIQDLPEDEAISIAVQGEHVELDRGGLVPSTSWIKVFKLTSVAGAYWRGQSSNPMLQRIYGTAFWTQADLDEEMKRREEAKERDHRKIGADQDLFFTSQEVGAGMPVWMPNGAAIRRTLERYIVDRELADGYQHVYTPVVSNLNLYKQSGHWDHYRDDMFPPMDMGDGEFLELRPMNCPSHIQVYKHKPRSYRELPFRVAELGMMHRYEKSGALTGLSRVREMTLNDGHTFVMPDQIEDEFKKILTLMVDVYKDFDITDYRFRLSYRDPENTEKYYDDDEMWSKAQRMLKTAMDDMELDYFEAEGEAAFYGPKLDVQIKTALGGEETLSTIQLDFLLPERFDVNYVGADGEKHRPVMIHRGIISTMERFTAYLTEMYKGAFPTWLAPQQVRIIPVNREAHGAYAEALKERLVLQGIRAAYDDRNEKMGYLIRDAQTSKIPYTLVIGDEEVKNDSVTIRRFGSKDMVAENVDTFEANLLADIASHSQTLEKIEKAMIGE
- a CDS encoding flavodoxin domain-containing protein, whose amino-acid sequence is MKARVMFATITGNNEAVADIIVAQLRAANIETIKEDISLVDALSINPAETDFLVVVPYTFDLGTLPEEALDFYEDLVGLDFSGLTYAVAGSGDDFYGDDFCTAVDEFDKQLAQTQAQRGAENVKVNLNPDATDAVHLAEMVQALIATKA
- the mutL gene encoding DNA mismatch repair endonuclease MutL, with the translated sequence MGKIATLSDVLANQIAAGEVIERPASVVKELVENAIDAKATRIDVLVEAAGTDLIRVIDDGQGIADDDVETAFLRHATSKITTRHDLFRVHSLGFRGEALPSIASVSEVTLVTAQADSEHGSQVRYKGGILEEHTSASGRQGTDITVKNLFFNTPARLKYLKSPSTELAQITDVLHHIALSHPEVSLRLRHGDKEIMRTVGNGNLQQVIASIYGTQQARKMVDFEAEDLDFKITGYTSLPELTRANRSYMAVLINGRYVKNYQLTNAIIKGYGSKLMVGRFPIAVIDIQMDPLLVDVNVHPQKHEVRLSKETELVNLVREAIAERLSRENLIPDGLDNLMNQTVLGADLTLREATPKVSATTADDMPSVTVEEVVETTADVMPEVVAESVTPDEDVVAVTITDEQDLDKVASFADTYATHEASPFAGHDSQVVGIAAQEELWAVDKAEDKDAFPELSYIGQMHGTFLFAQGEAGLYMIDQHAAQERIKYEQFRTEIGKIGLEKQQLLVPIVLSFSAVDALKLQGHLAELDSLGLTLEEFGVNTFVLREHPGWFPKGHEEATIREMLDWYLRDEHLTLEKFREKTAIMMACKRSIKANWSLNDFEARGLLVQLAETQNPYNCPHGRPTVVTLSMTDMEKMFKRIQDSHTSWTEYDEHPF